Proteins encoded by one window of Desulfobaculum bizertense DSM 18034:
- the gspD gene encoding type II secretion system secretin GspD, giving the protein MTEHRPFSVTGAVRVRLFLRHAVESLWRIVGCFALCLALWAWAVPCPQACAARLAQEGTPQRVRMDFDNADIRLLIKVMSRLTGTNYVVDQRVKGKVTVFSPHELNAADACNVFESVLQGHGFSVVREGSVSRIVPSAEARSMNMQPLQTGKGAGKHSGIVTRIIPLKRASAPELRKNLKALVSRIGIITASSSGNLLVITDFAPNVERIREIVAQADRENVPRSVQVFQLRYASAEELAQSIERLLPRDAAQGKKAQVQAQSVMGESRTNRLLFLGSAEELRLVTELVRMLDTAAPLGCSDVHTVYLENADATGAAKVLQALVDAQEHETQGARDSHTLSQRKISVVADPATNSLLVAARPDAFRNLRQTIAQLDIPRRQVYVEALIMEVSADQGISFGVKWGLGDQFDIDGTPGLIYSGSNPGGPPGVVNTEKKSFTMPGGLSAGLVFFPFKIGDELFNSVESLISASRVDSNFRILATPQLLTLDNQQARVDVVDTIPYVEKVTSGTENTDESQTIRYRDVGVKLEVTPQIGRKNLLRLKLHQEVSRLVNSTVSVGEGEPLLLAPTTKKRQVDTTVQVRNGQTIVLAGLISRDEGQDENKVPGLADVPGLGWLFKQRSNTRVDTNLLLFLTPRILDTVESARLLTREKRGLLEFDVLSGASDSIGVPHPLAMPWVTSHMRILR; this is encoded by the coding sequence ATGACTGAGCACCGGCCTTTTTCTGTGACTGGAGCGGTAAGAGTGCGGCTCTTTTTGCGCCATGCCGTGGAATCTCTGTGGCGCATAGTGGGCTGTTTTGCGCTGTGCCTTGCGCTGTGGGCATGGGCTGTACCGTGCCCGCAGGCCTGTGCCGCCAGACTCGCTCAAGAGGGCACGCCGCAGCGCGTGCGCATGGACTTTGATAATGCGGATATCCGTTTGCTCATCAAGGTGATGAGTCGCCTGACCGGGACCAACTACGTTGTGGACCAGCGGGTTAAAGGTAAGGTTACGGTTTTTTCGCCGCATGAGCTGAATGCGGCAGATGCCTGCAATGTTTTTGAGTCCGTCTTGCAGGGACATGGTTTTTCTGTGGTGCGGGAAGGCTCCGTGAGTCGGATTGTGCCATCTGCTGAGGCGCGCAGCATGAACATGCAGCCACTCCAGACTGGAAAGGGGGCAGGGAAGCACTCTGGCATTGTGACGCGAATTATCCCTCTAAAACGGGCCTCGGCTCCTGAGCTGCGAAAAAACCTCAAGGCGCTGGTGTCGCGAATTGGCATTATCACGGCGAGTAGCAGCGGAAACCTGTTGGTCATTACTGACTTTGCCCCAAATGTTGAACGGATTCGGGAGATAGTTGCGCAGGCTGACCGGGAGAATGTCCCTCGCTCGGTGCAGGTCTTTCAGCTTCGCTATGCCTCGGCCGAAGAGCTGGCCCAGAGCATTGAACGACTTTTGCCCCGTGATGCTGCTCAGGGGAAAAAGGCACAGGTACAGGCCCAGAGCGTCATGGGAGAATCCCGGACAAATCGGCTTCTGTTCCTTGGCAGTGCCGAAGAGCTGCGGCTGGTCACGGAGCTGGTCCGGATGCTGGATACAGCGGCTCCGCTTGGCTGTAGTGATGTGCATACGGTGTATCTTGAAAACGCAGATGCCACTGGTGCAGCCAAGGTTTTGCAAGCGCTTGTGGATGCGCAGGAGCACGAGACTCAGGGCGCAAGAGACTCGCATACCCTGAGTCAGCGAAAAATAAGTGTGGTTGCAGATCCCGCGACCAATTCGCTGCTTGTTGCGGCCCGGCCAGATGCCTTTCGCAATTTGCGGCAAACCATTGCCCAGCTCGATATTCCTCGGCGGCAGGTTTATGTTGAAGCTCTGATTATGGAAGTCTCTGCCGATCAGGGCATTTCCTTTGGTGTGAAGTGGGGGCTTGGAGACCAGTTCGATATCGATGGGACTCCGGGGCTTATTTATAGTGGCTCCAATCCGGGAGGGCCTCCCGGAGTCGTTAATACGGAAAAAAAGAGCTTTACCATGCCCGGAGGGCTTTCTGCTGGGCTGGTCTTTTTTCCGTTCAAGATTGGTGATGAGCTGTTTAACTCGGTGGAGTCCCTGATTTCTGCCTCACGGGTGGATTCCAATTTTCGGATTTTGGCAACGCCGCAGCTTTTGACGCTGGATAACCAGCAGGCGCGTGTGGATGTGGTGGACACAATCCCCTACGTGGAAAAGGTGACGTCTGGCACGGAAAACACAGATGAAAGCCAGACTATTCGGTATCGGGATGTGGGCGTGAAGCTCGAAGTGACCCCCCAGATTGGGCGCAAGAATCTTTTGCGGCTCAAGCTGCATCAGGAAGTCAGCCGGCTGGTGAACTCCACGGTTTCCGTTGGCGAGGGGGAGCCGCTTTTGCTGGCTCCAACGACCAAGAAGCGGCAGGTCGACACCACGGTACAGGTTCGTAATGGGCAGACCATTGTGCTGGCAGGTTTGATAAGCCGGGATGAGGGGCAGGACGAAAACAAGGTGCCGGGGCTGGCTGATGTTCCCGGTCTGGGCTGGCTCTTTAAGCAGCGGAGCAACACGCGGGTTGATACAAATCTTTTGCTTTTTTTGACGCCACGCATTCTGGACACCGTGGAGAGTGCCCGTTTGCTGACCCGTGAAAAGCGTGGGCTTTTGGAGTTTGATGTCCTGAGTGGGGCCAGTGACAGCATAGGTGTGCCGCATCCTCTTGCCATGCCGTGGGTCACGTCCCACATGAGGATATTGAGGTAG
- the aspA gene encoding aspartate ammonia-lyase: MKTRKEHDFLGEREIPSDIYYGVQTLRAVENFTITGTQISSCPEMINALAYVKKAAAMANMELGILSSETGKAICGACDEIISGKLHEQFPVDCIQGGAGTSTNMNANEVIANRALELMGHEKGEYKYCHPNNHVNCSQSTNDAYPTAFRLALYTKLGTLIEAMEYLQKGFAAKGAEFADVLKMGRTQLQDAVPMTLGQEFSAYATTLGEDIKRVCEARKLLTEINLGATAIGTGINAPDEYSRIATAALKNMTGIDFETSENLVEATWDTGAYVQVSGVMKRVAVKLSKICSDLRLLSSGPRTGLNEINLPKMQPGSSIMPGKVNPVIPEVVNQVAYDIIGKDVTVTMASENGQLELNVMEPVIANALFNGVDMLHRACRVLQDRCVQGITANRERCRQLVENSIGIITALNPIIGYEKSAGVAKEALETGGSVYELVLNHKILDKSKLDEILSAENMMHPRFIRN, from the coding sequence ATGAAGACACGTAAAGAACACGATTTTCTTGGTGAAAGAGAAATTCCTTCTGACATTTACTACGGTGTCCAGACCCTTCGCGCAGTAGAAAACTTTACGATCACGGGCACGCAGATTTCGTCCTGCCCCGAGATGATCAACGCACTGGCCTACGTCAAAAAGGCTGCGGCTATGGCCAACATGGAACTCGGCATTCTTTCTTCCGAAACAGGCAAGGCCATTTGTGGTGCCTGTGACGAAATCATCAGCGGCAAGCTGCACGAGCAGTTCCCAGTCGACTGCATTCAGGGTGGTGCTGGTACCTCCACAAACATGAATGCAAACGAAGTGATTGCCAACCGTGCGCTGGAGCTGATGGGCCATGAAAAGGGTGAGTACAAGTACTGCCACCCCAACAACCACGTGAACTGCTCCCAGTCCACAAACGACGCCTACCCCACAGCCTTCCGCCTCGCCCTGTACACAAAGCTCGGTACCCTGATTGAAGCTATGGAGTACCTCCAGAAGGGCTTTGCCGCCAAGGGTGCAGAGTTTGCTGACGTTCTCAAGATGGGCCGTACCCAGTTGCAGGACGCCGTTCCCATGACCCTCGGTCAGGAATTTTCGGCATACGCCACAACCCTTGGTGAAGACATCAAGCGTGTCTGCGAAGCACGCAAGCTGCTCACCGAGATCAACCTCGGTGCAACCGCCATTGGCACCGGCATCAATGCTCCTGACGAGTATTCACGCATTGCCACTGCCGCACTGAAAAACATGACTGGCATCGACTTCGAGACCTCCGAGAACCTCGTCGAAGCCACATGGGACACCGGAGCATATGTGCAGGTCTCCGGCGTCATGAAGCGCGTCGCGGTCAAACTCTCCAAGATTTGTTCTGACCTCCGCCTCCTCTCCTCTGGCCCCCGGACCGGTCTGAACGAAATCAACCTGCCCAAGATGCAGCCCGGCTCTTCCATTATGCCCGGCAAGGTGAACCCGGTTATTCCCGAAGTCGTGAACCAGGTTGCCTACGACATCATCGGCAAGGATGTGACCGTGACAATGGCCTCCGAAAACGGCCAGCTTGAGCTGAACGTCATGGAGCCTGTGATTGCAAACGCCCTGTTTAATGGTGTGGATATGTTGCACCGCGCCTGCCGCGTCCTCCAGGACCGCTGCGTACAGGGCATTACCGCCAACCGTGAACGCTGCCGCCAGCTGGTCGAAAACAGCATCGGCATCATCACGGCGCTCAACCCGATCATCGGCTACGAGAAATCCGCTGGCGTTGCCAAGGAAGCACTCGAAACTGGTGGCTCTGTGTATGAGCTGGTGCTCAATCACAAGATTCTGGACAAGAGCAAGCTGGATGAAATCCTGTCTGCCGAAAACATGATGCACCCCCGGTTCATCAGAAACTAG
- a CDS encoding sigma-54-dependent transcriptional regulator codes for MIQPVTLHPSFQVLLVDDEPAWLRSLSLTLERAGISNIASCQDSRKVLPLLEKGQVGLILLDLTMPGYSGEELLEIISERYPDIMVIIISGMNELDTAVRCIKKGAVDYFVKTDMQEHITKGVLRAISSHEMKLVAKGMGQRLLSNKLEHPEAFDEIITCSNSMFSLFKYMESVAISSQPVLVTGESGVGKELVARAIHTLSERRGKRISLNVAGLDTTSFSDTLFGHHRGAFTGAHSTRPGLIEQARGGSLFLDEIGDLDLQSQVKLLRLLQEGEYFPLGSDRPKNAQTRIIAATHQDLQKKVQEGRFRKDLYYRLCIHNVHIPPLRERKGDIPLLLDKFLQNAATEMGKKKPTVPPELLTHLKNYSFPGNIRELQGMVYDAVSTHKSHVLSMQSFLQAMHADAELHTEDSTEPPEPFAQFEDLPSIAECTVMLIKEAMKRADDNQTLASRMLGISQPALSKRLKQLKD; via the coding sequence ATGATTCAGCCTGTGACTCTTCATCCCAGTTTTCAGGTCCTTCTGGTCGACGACGAACCAGCGTGGCTCCGCAGCCTCAGTCTCACGCTGGAGCGCGCAGGCATTAGCAACATCGCAAGCTGCCAGGACAGCCGCAAGGTTTTGCCCCTTCTGGAAAAGGGACAGGTCGGCCTTATTCTTCTTGATCTCACCATGCCCGGATACAGCGGTGAAGAACTCCTTGAGATCATCTCAGAGCGCTATCCAGACATCATGGTGATTATCATCAGTGGCATGAACGAGCTGGATACAGCTGTGCGCTGCATCAAAAAGGGCGCAGTCGACTACTTCGTCAAAACAGACATGCAGGAACACATCACCAAGGGAGTGCTCCGGGCCATTTCCAGCCACGAAATGAAACTCGTCGCCAAGGGCATGGGCCAGCGGCTGCTTTCCAACAAACTGGAACACCCCGAGGCTTTTGACGAGATCATCACCTGCTCAAACTCCATGTTCTCCCTGTTTAAATACATGGAGTCTGTGGCAATCAGCTCCCAGCCCGTTCTGGTGACAGGTGAGAGTGGCGTGGGCAAAGAGCTTGTGGCCAGAGCCATCCACACCCTGAGCGAACGCCGGGGCAAACGTATTTCCCTCAACGTCGCAGGACTGGACACCACCAGCTTTTCCGACACCCTGTTTGGCCACCACCGGGGAGCATTTACCGGGGCACACAGCACCCGGCCGGGACTCATTGAACAGGCCCGCGGCGGCTCACTCTTTCTTGATGAAATTGGAGACCTCGACCTCCAGTCGCAGGTCAAGCTTCTGCGCCTGCTTCAGGAAGGAGAATACTTTCCACTGGGTTCTGACCGCCCCAAAAACGCGCAAACCCGCATCATCGCGGCAACGCATCAGGATCTTCAGAAAAAAGTTCAGGAAGGGCGATTCCGAAAAGACCTCTATTACCGGCTCTGCATCCACAACGTACACATTCCGCCCCTGCGGGAGCGCAAAGGCGACATCCCCCTGCTGCTGGACAAATTTCTACAGAACGCCGCAACAGAAATGGGCAAAAAAAAGCCAACAGTTCCACCCGAACTGCTGACACATCTCAAAAATTACAGCTTCCCCGGAAACATCCGCGAGCTGCAAGGTATGGTCTATGACGCGGTAAGCACCCACAAGTCACACGTCCTGTCCATGCAGAGTTTTTTGCAAGCCATGCACGCTGACGCGGAACTGCACACAGAGGACAGCACCGAGCCGCCAGAACCCTTTGCCCAGTTTGAGGACCTGCCAAGCATTGCAGAATGCACGGTCATGCTCATCAAGGAAGCCATGAAGCGGGCAGATGACAACCAGACACTCGCCTCCCGAATGCTGGGAATTTCACAACCCGCCCTGAGCAAGCGACTCAAGCAGCTCAAGGACTAA
- a CDS encoding transporter substrate-binding domain-containing protein, protein METSRIPFQKKLSSFFLFCVLSLLCSLHSAHARPLPQEQTQKLDPISAMHQPTVRKTLVIIGGDFHYPPYEFLDKYGEPSGFNVDLSRAISEVTDLDIHIKLGLWKDMRDALHNGKIDLLQGVSYSTQRARSVSFSEPYSSVEYAIFTRENSGAVTTLEEMNGRSVIVESGGAMYDLIRSEYPHITVISAYNHENALRKLASGAGDFALVSKVAGQYMIRKAKLEGIRAMGTPISLERYCYATVHHPELLPEINRGLEILKNNGTYQRLCDKWLSEPQLGLSTAEVIKYGSLVVAPLFTLFVLSVLWSKMLHRKVEERTEELQREIQEHLKVQKELETKQKLIVHSDRMTTLGIMASGIAHEVNNPNGMTLMNIPILQDSYNDALEVLDDCYETHGDFLLGGLPYSRMRNEIPQMLGDMLSGAKHIKNIVRDLKAFSRKGDPEDMEIQDVNRLAMASTRLVRSMIKKSTRRFTVALAPDLPPVMASAQRIQQVIVNLLLNACQALENTEQGITLSTHYDAECEAVVLLVSDGGIGIPHEHMDKITNPFFTTKRERGGTGLGLSVSTSILKEHCGALEFKSVPGMGTTVTMSIPSATDSAAPTSPQNTHEKTL, encoded by the coding sequence ATGGAAACCTCCAGAATTCCTTTTCAAAAAAAACTTTCCTCTTTTTTTCTCTTCTGCGTTTTGTCCCTGCTCTGCTCACTTCACAGCGCACATGCTCGCCCCCTGCCTCAGGAACAGACCCAAAAGCTTGATCCAATCAGCGCAATGCACCAGCCCACGGTCCGCAAAACACTCGTCATCATCGGGGGCGACTTCCACTATCCACCCTATGAATTCCTCGACAAATACGGCGAGCCAAGCGGCTTTAACGTTGACCTCAGCCGAGCCATTTCCGAAGTCACAGACCTCGACATTCACATCAAGCTGGGCCTCTGGAAAGACATGCGTGATGCGCTCCACAACGGAAAAATAGACCTCTTGCAGGGCGTCTCGTATTCCACGCAGCGTGCCCGCTCCGTCAGTTTTTCCGAACCCTATTCCTCCGTTGAATACGCCATCTTTACGCGAGAAAACTCAGGAGCCGTCACAACTCTGGAAGAAATGAATGGCCGCTCTGTCATCGTTGAGTCTGGCGGGGCCATGTATGACCTCATCCGCAGTGAATATCCGCACATTACCGTTATCTCTGCCTACAACCACGAAAACGCCCTGCGTAAGCTCGCCTCTGGAGCAGGAGACTTTGCGCTGGTGTCCAAGGTTGCCGGGCAATACATGATTCGCAAAGCCAAACTCGAAGGCATCCGGGCAATGGGCACCCCGATTTCCCTTGAGCGCTACTGCTATGCCACAGTGCACCACCCTGAGCTCCTGCCCGAAATCAACAGAGGGCTGGAAATTCTCAAAAACAACGGCACGTACCAGCGCCTCTGCGACAAATGGCTCTCGGAACCGCAGCTTGGGCTGAGTACCGCAGAGGTCATTAAATATGGGTCTCTTGTTGTTGCCCCACTCTTCACGCTCTTTGTGCTCAGCGTGCTCTGGAGCAAAATGCTCCACCGCAAGGTCGAAGAACGTACCGAAGAACTCCAGCGGGAGATTCAGGAACACCTCAAGGTGCAAAAGGAGCTGGAAACAAAGCAGAAGCTCATTGTCCACTCTGACCGCATGACAACCCTCGGGATCATGGCCTCTGGCATTGCGCACGAAGTCAACAATCCCAACGGGATGACCCTAATGAACATTCCCATACTCCAGGACAGCTACAACGATGCGCTGGAAGTCCTTGATGACTGCTATGAAACACACGGAGATTTTTTGCTGGGCGGACTGCCCTACTCACGAATGCGGAATGAAATTCCCCAGATGCTTGGAGACATGCTGAGTGGTGCAAAGCACATCAAAAATATTGTGCGCGACCTCAAGGCATTTTCCCGAAAAGGCGATCCTGAAGACATGGAAATACAGGACGTGAACCGGCTGGCAATGGCCTCCACCCGGCTGGTCCGCAGCATGATTAAGAAGTCCACCCGGCGCTTTACCGTTGCCCTTGCTCCAGACCTTCCACCAGTCATGGCAAGTGCCCAGCGCATCCAGCAAGTCATTGTGAACCTGCTGCTCAACGCTTGTCAGGCACTGGAAAACACAGAGCAGGGAATCACTCTCAGCACCCACTATGATGCAGAATGCGAAGCGGTCGTGCTGCTGGTCTCTGACGGTGGAATCGGCATCCCCCACGAGCACATGGACAAAATCACGAATCCCTTTTTTACGACCAAACGGGAACGGGGCGGCACGGGCCTTGGCCTGTCTGTCTCTACATCCATTCTCAAGGAACACTGTGGCGCTCTGGAATTTAAATCCGTTCCAGGAATGGGCACCACGGTAACCATGAGCATTCCCAGCGCCACAGACAGCGCTGCCCCCACGTCTCCACAGAACACACACGAGAAAACACTATGA
- a CDS encoding anaerobic C4-dicarboxylate transporter family protein, which yields MFWIQLLVVLTAIFIGARLGGVGLGVMGGFGLAILTFFFGVQPTAPPINVMLMIAAVVTAAGALQAAGGLDYLVSLAAHILRKNPSKITFLGPVVTYLFTFFAGTGHVAYSVLPIIAEVARSTKVRPERPLSISVIASQQAITASPISAATVALLGLTAGFGVQLSDILMVCVPSTFLACLIGASVANKTGKDLMKDPEYLRRLKDPELKEAIVRANEGGPVNLKDFPAYSKACVLIFLLGTLGIVLLGTFPELRPCWKDGADMIRMSMASSIEIIMLTAAALILLISKADVKKLATGSVFGAGVQAVIAIFGIAWLGDSFFSSNLEFLSTNIQSMVTAAPWTFAIALFILSILLFSQAATIRALMPLGIALGIPVPALIAMFPAVNGYFFIPNYPTVVAAINFDTTGTTHIGKFVLNHSFMIPGLVSTVCAIAIGFMISGAMF from the coding sequence ATGTTCTGGATTCAATTACTTGTCGTGCTGACAGCCATTTTTATTGGCGCGCGGCTCGGCGGCGTTGGCCTTGGCGTCATGGGCGGCTTTGGTCTTGCCATTCTGACGTTTTTCTTTGGCGTGCAACCTACCGCACCGCCAATCAATGTTATGCTGATGATTGCCGCAGTCGTCACGGCTGCGGGAGCACTCCAGGCCGCTGGTGGTCTTGATTACCTCGTAAGTCTGGCCGCACACATTTTGCGCAAGAACCCAAGCAAAATTACCTTCCTTGGCCCTGTTGTCACCTACCTCTTCACCTTCTTTGCCGGAACAGGGCACGTTGCCTACTCTGTTCTGCCAATCATCGCAGAGGTGGCCCGCAGCACAAAGGTTCGTCCAGAACGTCCCCTGTCCATCTCCGTTATCGCCTCACAGCAGGCCATCACTGCCAGCCCGATTTCCGCCGCTACCGTGGCTCTCCTTGGTCTGACCGCTGGCTTTGGAGTACAACTTTCTGACATCCTTATGGTCTGTGTTCCTTCGACTTTTCTTGCCTGCCTCATTGGTGCAAGCGTCGCCAACAAAACTGGCAAGGATCTGATGAAGGACCCGGAATACCTTCGCCGACTCAAGGACCCGGAACTCAAGGAAGCCATTGTGCGCGCCAACGAGGGTGGTCCCGTCAATCTGAAGGATTTCCCCGCCTATTCCAAGGCATGTGTTCTCATTTTTCTGCTTGGGACTCTCGGAATTGTTCTGCTTGGCACCTTCCCTGAACTCCGTCCCTGCTGGAAGGATGGCGCAGACATGATCCGTATGAGCATGGCCAGTTCCATTGAAATCATCATGCTCACGGCTGCTGCCCTTATCCTGCTTATCAGCAAGGCCGACGTGAAGAAGCTCGCCACTGGCAGCGTCTTTGGTGCTGGTGTTCAGGCTGTTATCGCCATCTTTGGTATCGCATGGCTTGGTGACAGCTTCTTTAGCAGTAACCTCGAATTCTTAAGCACAAACATTCAGAGTATGGTGACGGCTGCACCGTGGACATTTGCCATTGCCCTTTTCATCCTCTCCATACTTCTGTTCAGTCAGGCAGCAACAATTCGGGCACTTATGCCCCTTGGCATTGCCCTTGGCATCCCGGTGCCAGCGCTTATTGCCATGTTCCCGGCCGTTAACGGATATTTCTTTATCCCGAACTACCCGACCGTGGTTGCAGCCATCAACTTCGATACCACTGGGACGACGCATATCGGTAAGTTTGTCCTCAATCACAGTTTCATGATCCCCGGACTGGTTTCCACAGTCTGTGCCATTGCAATTGGGTTCATGATTTCTGGAGCCATGTTCTAG
- a CDS encoding succinate dehydrogenase/fumarate reductase cytochrome b subunit: protein MQTELSIPATLRRNTAAYLDWIQMLSGAALIVFMWCHMLLVASVNLGSGVFDALAYFLEWTYMAQIGGPAIGILFLIHFAVAIRKVPVTSLQQKNMWNQAKMLRHKDTWLWVVQAVSAMVILIMAGVHLWTVLTNLPISTAKSAARIQDGGWLWFYLILLPMAELHVGIGFYRIGVKWGFVQRRGRKGFQKLEYIITGAFLAIGLLTLITFATVSI, encoded by the coding sequence ATGCAGACAGAATTATCCATTCCCGCGACTCTTCGGAGAAACACCGCGGCGTATCTGGACTGGATCCAGATGCTCAGCGGTGCTGCCCTCATCGTATTCATGTGGTGCCACATGCTGCTGGTCGCCAGTGTCAACCTCGGCTCTGGCGTATTTGATGCTCTGGCGTACTTCCTCGAATGGACCTACATGGCACAAATCGGCGGCCCCGCAATCGGTATCCTTTTCCTCATTCACTTTGCCGTTGCCATCCGTAAAGTTCCGGTCACAAGCCTCCAGCAAAAAAACATGTGGAATCAGGCCAAAATGCTTCGCCACAAGGACACCTGGCTTTGGGTTGTTCAGGCCGTAAGCGCAATGGTCATTCTCATCATGGCTGGGGTCCACCTGTGGACCGTGCTGACCAACCTTCCCATTTCCACCGCCAAGAGTGCCGCCCGCATTCAGGATGGCGGCTGGCTCTGGTTCTATCTCATTCTGCTTCCAATGGCAGAGCTGCACGTGGGCATTGGTTTTTACCGCATTGGCGTCAAGTGGGGCTTTGTACAGCGTCGCGGCCGCAAGGGTTTCCAGAAACTGGAATACATCATCACGGGCGCCTTCCTCGCCATTGGCCTGCTGACTCTCATCACCTTTGCAACGGTCAGCATCTAG
- a CDS encoding type II secretion system F family protein codes for MSRVSAHKEHRGAHCYEYVAVDAQGAGCRALVHADTQKAAIAQLRDQNLIPLELREYQEKSSWDRFRAPAFSPCSMNRHERLVFLERLGTLVDAGLSLDEVLGAMENEEKLGRRRRVVHTLRDDLRSGSSFAQALAKYPRIFPPLWISMLEAGERAGQLAAAITRLARFAEDEQSLRHDVQGALAYPLFLLLTGLGVCMFLLVRVVPELRGLFMDMRMELPLPTQLLVTFSTGMEKHGLAVLGGVCLCGFGLWCFFQSRTGRPVWDALCLRLPIWGVVNRQQHQAQICGALSALLQSGVPLSEALGALCSLTQNVKFSKGLHRVQEAVVAGTSLASAFRDERILRPFDVQMLEAGERGGRLVSMLQTMQKLALREVKIRQKVMLSLVEPVLILALGSGVGFLVLAVLLPLFRMSELVG; via the coding sequence ATGTCCAGAGTTTCGGCACACAAAGAGCACAGGGGGGCACACTGCTATGAGTATGTTGCCGTGGATGCTCAGGGCGCTGGGTGTCGGGCACTGGTTCATGCTGATACCCAAAAAGCTGCCATTGCACAGCTGCGGGATCAGAATCTTATTCCCCTTGAGTTGCGTGAGTATCAGGAAAAATCATCATGGGACCGCTTTCGGGCACCTGCGTTTTCGCCCTGTTCCATGAATCGTCATGAGCGCCTTGTTTTTTTGGAACGTCTTGGGACGCTGGTTGATGCCGGACTGTCTTTGGATGAAGTGCTGGGCGCAATGGAAAATGAAGAAAAGCTTGGGCGCAGACGGCGAGTTGTTCATACGCTTCGGGATGATTTGCGCTCTGGATCGAGCTTTGCGCAGGCCTTGGCAAAGTATCCCCGCATTTTTCCGCCGCTGTGGATAAGCATGCTTGAGGCTGGAGAACGGGCCGGGCAGCTTGCCGCCGCCATTACCCGGCTGGCGCGCTTTGCCGAAGATGAGCAGTCATTGCGCCATGATGTGCAGGGTGCGCTTGCATACCCCCTTTTTTTGCTCCTGACCGGGCTTGGCGTCTGCATGTTTTTGCTGGTCCGTGTTGTCCCTGAGTTACGGGGGCTGTTCATGGATATGCGGATGGAGCTTCCTCTCCCCACACAGCTTCTCGTGACGTTTTCTACGGGTATGGAGAAACATGGACTGGCGGTATTGGGCGGCGTGTGTCTGTGTGGCTTTGGGCTGTGGTGCTTTTTTCAGAGCCGTACAGGTCGGCCCGTGTGGGATGCCCTGTGTCTCCGGCTTCCTATATGGGGAGTGGTGAACAGGCAGCAGCATCAGGCGCAGATTTGCGGAGCCTTGAGTGCTCTTTTGCAGAGTGGCGTTCCGCTGAGTGAAGCGCTGGGCGCCCTGTGTTCCCTGACGCAGAATGTGAAATTTTCCAAAGGACTGCACCGGGTGCAAGAGGCTGTTGTCGCGGGCACTTCTCTTGCTTCGGCTTTTCGGGATGAGCGGATTTTACGCCCCTTTGATGTGCAGATGCTGGAGGCTGGGGAGCGGGGCGGTCGCCTCGTGTCCATGCTCCAGACCATGCAAAAACTGGCTCTGCGTGAAGTCAAAATTCGTCAGAAAGTGATGCTGTCTCTTGTTGAGCCTGTGCTGATTTTGGCCCTTGGCTCTGGCGTTGGTTTTTTGGTCCTTGCGGTTTTGCTGCCCCTGTTCCGCATGAGTGAGCTGGTGGGGTGA